In Coleofasciculus sp. FACHB-1120, the genomic stretch GTGAGGGAACGAGACATCATTATCGGCTCCATTGAGCAAGCCGTTAATGACGCTGCTACTCAGTTCTCCGAGACGCTGCGAGATATTCAGGAGCTATTTATGGTGACGCTAACTCACGACCTCAGAGGCCCCCTGAATGTTGTAAAAATGGGAACTCAACTGACTCTGCGTCGGCTGGAGCGAGGAGATACCCACGTGGATGTAGCGGTGAGGATGATCAATGCGGTCAATCGGCTGGATTCGATGATTCAAAATCTGCTCGATGCAAGTCGGCTGCGGACAGGGCAGAGCTTAAAGATTGAATTTGAAGAATGCGATTTAGAGAGCCTGGTGCAGGAGGTAGTGGAGGATTTGAGCTTCGCTTATGGAGAGCGATTTGTTGTGGTTTGTGATTCTGCTATCAGGAGTTATTGCAGTCGTAAAGAAATACGGCGGGTGATTGAAAATTTAGCAATTAACGCTGTGAAATATGGTGCGTCTGGCACGCCGATTACACTCACGCTTCAGCAAACTGAAATGCAGATCAGCCTTACTATCCATAATGAAGGAGATCCGATTGACCGAGACGCTCAATCAATCCTATTTCAACAATTTCGTCGAACTATCTCTGCTGAGGAGCAAACGGGATGGGGATTAGGATTATTTTTGGTAAAGAGTATTACTGAAGCCCATCAAGGGACGATTGAGGTTGAAAGCGCTGAAGGCAAGGGAACAAGCTTTATCATCAAGTTACCCAAAGTTCCCGATCAGGTGGCATAGTGGCTAAGGTTCTTTGCTGATTTTGGTGAAAAGAAGGACGTTTGCCAATTTCTGTAACCTGGATTCTAGGCTAAAAACCTTTCCAGAAAATTGCCCGTATACATGACACTCCTCAACAGCGATCGCACTTGACATCTTGCCGCAAGCAGTCGCTGGAATTGCTTCGGTTTCGGCAAGCGCGATCGCTATGCACTGTTATATAGTTTGCGATGTCCAGGTAGGACCCTCGCAACGTGGGCCATCTGCCGTCCAAATCAATTTATCTAAGCACATCCGCCGCGCCGACCTGCCCGTATCCCAAGCATGGTAAGCGATGTAATCAGTTTTACCATCCGGCCCGACAACGATTGAGTTATGACCAGGACCGAGAACCCGATCGACAACAGTTTTCAAGACGCGGGGTCCGGCTTCATTCCCTGCATCCGAGTAGGGACCCATGACGCTATCTGCAACGCCATAATCAACGCCGTAGTTTTCCGTTTCCCAGCGCCCACCGCTGTAAAAGCAGTAGTAGCGATCGCCATGTTTGCGGACACTGGGACCTTCTAAGGTATGCCAATCATAGCGATCGCCATACATCAAACGGTTTGCCAAAAACCGCTGCCAGTCAGAGCGGGCACGTAAAACAACTTTCCCCTCGCCAGCCAGTTTTGTCATCCCTATCAATCGGTCTACCATCAGCGCTGTTCCAGCCCTTACCCCACCTTCTGTATCCAAGAAATCGCGGGCGTAGAACAGATACCATTGCCCATCGTCATCCCGAAAGGCATGAGGATCGATGGCGAAAGGACACGATTCAGGGTCTATGAGGGGTTCACCGATGTCTTGATAAGGCCCCAACGGGCGATCGCTCGTTGCAACCCGTAACTGATGCCGCTTGTCTTCGTGTCCTACGGAGTAGTAGAGATAGAACTTGCGATCGCAATAAGCAACTTCGGGTGCCCAATAGTTATCTCCCAGAGCAGCATCTGGGCGCAGCAGTGCATTACCCGCAAACTCCCAGTTTGCAAAGTCCTCAGAGCGCAAGAGGGGAAAGACGCGCTGTTTGCCGATTTCGTCCACCTCTCCCTCTGCTTCTGCTGCACCCGTGCCGATTGCGTAATATACTCCCTCGTGTTCCCAAACAAACGGATCGGCAAAATAGCCGTTGTACACCGGATTAGTGTAGGTGCGCTTGCTAGAGAATTCTTCAGGCGTCGGCTCAAATTGAGACATTAGCGTCCTAATACTTGAAATTCACGTAGGTTTCAACTTTGTTCTCTGGCAACTGCTCCACCACCTGGCACCGCAGCAATTCCCTTATTTCCTCTGGCAGACTTTCATAATAGTCTCGTTGCACAGTCAAGTCCACTTTCGCGGTATGCAGCCAATGCATCACATAGCCCATCACAACCATCGGTCTGGGAGTGTTTGTCCGGTTCGGTGAGCCTCGATGTAGCGCCAACGGCGAGCGAATCATCACATCACCCGGCTGCATATAAAAAGACTCCATCGGAATTTCCCCAGCAGCGACCTTCACTAACCCTTCCTCACGAGGCAAGATATGAGTTCCCCGCGCCATTTGAAACGGCCCATTGTCCGCCGTTACTTCTACCAGCGGAAAGTTAACCGCTAGCGCGTAGAGTGGCGTTACTATCTGATCTGAGAAAAGTGGGCGAAAGTCCCGGTGAATTTCTTGGTAATCCGAACCCTGTACTGGAATATCAGCCCCCAATTGCACCATCTTATATTCTTGGTAGAATACGCGATTGAGAATCCCCAAAATTACTGGATTCGCAAACACATCTACATTGGCAAAGGGAGCAACCCAAGGGAAGGTTAGATAGAAGCGGGCTTGTTCGCGAGGTGCCAGACCACCCGGTTGATTTTGGCGCTTTTGGAATAATTCATTAAAAGCATCTCCCCACTCTTCGATCAATCCTCTGTCAAATAGACCCCGGATTACACAAATTCCATCTCGATTGAGTTCTTCAGCAAAGCGATTTAGGTCAGTCGTCGTAAATTTAGCTGTATCTGTAGTTTGAATCATGTTGCTGTTCCTGCTCCAATTCAGGGCGTTAGAGTTGAAGTAAAATCTATCTTTACAAGAGCAAAGTGTTTCAGGAAGCGGGTTGGCTGCTCCCAAAACCTTCCGTGTAATTACTGCTTAACCAGGTGTTCAATCGTTCACTAAGTTCCACGTTTCGCGCTTATGGAATCTCCTGAACTTTGTAGATGAAACTGTGACCGAGTTGCTTAATCAGCAGGTAAAGAATGAAGCTGTACAACCTTCACTCATCCTGCAACCGTTGAATCATTAACGACTATCGTCCAATCGTCATTTCCATATCCACAAGCCTTAGCGACCTAGCTTCTCGAAGTTCCATCTTCGGCTAAAACTAATTCCTCATTACATAAAGAAAAACGTAGCGTCATCTACTAATTACTATTATTCCCCGCGATAGATGCGAAATAGCAATCGTTACCTGAAATCTTAAAAAAACTTTGAGTTAGCTGTGCAAGTTGAGCAACACTATTTTTATCTCGATGAAGACTGGCGATGAATAGTAAATGCTTTCAGCACGCTACGCGATCGCGGGCTTCCAGTGCAGCGTGGTGTTAAAGCGCGATCGCTATTGGCTTTTTGGCTGGCGATCGCGTAGCTTGGACTGCTAACGGCTTAACTCACAGCAGCAGATATCGCAGAATTTACAAAAGGGGGTTTTCTCTGTCTGGAGCAATGAAGTGTTAGCTTGCTCATACGTTTAGCTACAATACAGTACATATGTATTCTCTGTACATGTAGTTAACTGCTTCTGTGCCTAAGAAGATTAGTCATTCCGATATTATCGGACAACAAGGTATCAACATTATTGAAGAGATCGTCCTTGAAATGGGCTTTCTCTGGTATCCGTCTGGGGGTGTAGAAGCAGGTATCGATGGTGTCATTGAAATCCGCGATTCTGAAACTGGCGAGGTTACAAACTGCATTATTCAGGTTCAAAGCAAAGCTAGGCAAAAGACTCAACTTCAGGCAGAAACTGAAACTAGCTTCGAGTATCGATGCGACGAGAGAGATATTGACTACTGGCTGCAAGGCAATGCTCCGGTCATTTTAATTATTATTAAAATCTCTACCAAAGAAGCTTTCTGGGTTTCTACCAAAGACTATTTCCGCGACCTCAAGCGACGGCAATCCAAAAAGGTTCTTTTTGATAAAGTACGTGACCGCTTTGATGTGGGTGCCAGATTATCCTTAATGCATCTGGCTATCCCTCGAAATTCAGGACTGTATCTGGCACCACGTCCAAAGCAAGAGAAGCTGTACTCCAATTTGTTACGAGTTTCGCGGCTTGCAGAACATCTCTACACGGCTTACACCATTACAGAGGATGAATCTAAGGCATATTCAATACTCCAGAAGATTGGTCGAGATTTAGGACAAGAGTGGTTGTTGAAAGAAAATTTTGTGCTGAGTTTTCATAACCTACGTGAACCACCTTGGACAGAGATTTGCGATCCAGGAACTATCGAGGAACATGACGTAGAAGAATGGTCTTTATCAAGCAGGCTTGAACGGCAGCAGGAATTTGTATGGTTACTGAACAAGGCACTTCGAGAAAAAGTCAAAATTGATTTATCGTTCGACCCAAAGAAAAAGTGTTACTACTTTAAGCCAACTGCTGATAAATCAGCACGTCAATACGATTACCGAAGTCTTGCAAAGAAAACTCATCGAGATGTTTTTCAGCGCTACTTAAAGAAAAACTCTGAGGAAGTTGCTTACTATCGGCACTCCGCTTTTCAAGGGCAATTTCTACGAATCGAGTCTAATTGGTTTCTCGAAATTACACCAACATACTTCTTTAGTAGAGACGGCTATACAAGAGACAAATTTGAACAGGAAAAGCTCTCAGGAATCAAACGTCTTGAGAAAAATTCTGCTGTGTTTGGTCAACTTGTAATGTGGGCTGAGTATTTAAGTACGCCTGCCCAAGGTGAATTATTCACTCCTATTTACCAATTTCTAGAGTTTGATCGGTTAGAAGAGTTTGAAATCGACGTTGGTATCAATGACTCTATTTGGCTAGGGACTGAGGATAAAGAAACTACTGAAATCCTCGAAGATAATCTGAATGATTTACCTTTGTTTCGATTAAAAAATGAAAATTGAATTTTTACAAGAACCTGAACTAGAGTTTGGCAATGGCGGACGGCATATTGACATTCGTTTTGGAATGATGCATTATAAACCGCTAGATTATGATAGCACTTCTGCTCCTAAGGAAATTAAAGCGGGGATCATTGGCTCTTCGGAAACGATCGAAAGATTAGCCGCTTGGCTGGAAAAATGTAAGCAGGGAATTGAGGCAAAGAAAAGCAATCAACAATATCTTTTTCCTGACTTTCCAGGCTTTGGGGAAGAAGATAACCTACCTACTGGTATTAGCTTGGATGACAGAAGAAATGTAACCATTTCAAAGAAGGATATTGAAACTCTTCTAGAAAACAAAGACCCCAATACATTCCTTCGAGAATCAGTTAAGTTCTTTATTGAAGAGTTACGATACATCGATGAAAAAAACAAGCCCAGATGTTTTAATCTGTGCATTACCTGAAGCTTTACTAGAACGAATATTTATCGATGAAGAATACAATGAGAATCCCAGCCAGCAATCTTCTAATCACAATAGTCAATCAGAAGTAGATTTAGATTTCCATGACTTGCTTAAGGCAAAAGCAATGGTATTGCGGAAGCCAACACAAATTATTTTACCAGAAACTTACAACGCGGGTAAGAAGCTAAAAGCAAGCCCTCGAAAGCAGAAAGCTCATTCTATTCAGGATGAAGCAACTCGTGCTTGGAATCTTTATACCGCACTTTACTACAAAGCTTTAGGAACTCCGTGGCGATTGGTACGAGATGCGCGGGATTTAACCACCTGTTATATCGGTATCAGTTTCTACAAAACTCTCGATCGCTCCAAGGTCTATACCAGCACTGCTCAAATTTTTAATGAGAGGGGGGAGGGGGTTATTTTACGTGGAGGTCAAGCAGAACAGACAAAAGACGACCGCCAACCTTACCTTCCAGCAGCGGATGCGGCTGAGTTGCTTTCTAATGCTTTAGCTCTATACCGTCGAGAGCATCATAACCTACCTGCAAGAGTTGTATTGCACAAGAGTTCTCGATTTATTCCAGAGGAGTTAGAAGGCTTTCAAGATGCGCTGGACAAACATGATATTAATTCCGCAGAATTTATTAGTTTTGATCGCATAAGTGGAACCCGTTTGTTTCGGTATGGCAAATACCCACCGTTGCGGGGAACGTTACTAACTTTGGATGATCGCACTCATGTTTTGTACACAAGGGGCAGTATCGATTTTTTCTCAACCTACCCAGGAATGTATGTGCCCCGTCCTCTCAAGTTCCGGTGTGAGAGTGTAGAGGGAACACCAAAAGCTCTAGCTCAAGAGATTTTGGCACTGACTAAGATGAATTGGAACAATACGCAGTTTGATCGTGGAGAACCAATTACTATCCGGGCAGCACGTCAGGTTGGCAGCATTT encodes the following:
- a CDS encoding HAMP domain-containing sensor histidine kinase, with protein sequence MSNQASDRLQQNVERIMHLWEKRARDEVKASMHQVSLVLQNSLPLYLNQLVDELSNRIDRTPARIASDEVESTRIGKKHGHERAGYADYSMSQLIFEYHILRQVIFQVLEEEAPLDVRERDIIIGSIEQAVNDAATQFSETLRDIQELFMVTLTHDLRGPLNVVKMGTQLTLRRLERGDTHVDVAVRMINAVNRLDSMIQNLLDASRLRTGQSLKIEFEECDLESLVQEVVEDLSFAYGERFVVVCDSAIRSYCSRKEIRRVIENLAINAVKYGASGTPITLTLQQTEMQISLTIHNEGDPIDRDAQSILFQQFRRTISAEEQTGWGLGLFLVKSITEAHQGTIEVESAEGKGTSFIIKLPKVPDQVA
- a CDS encoding glycoside hydrolase family 43 protein: MSQFEPTPEEFSSKRTYTNPVYNGYFADPFVWEHEGVYYAIGTGAAEAEGEVDEIGKQRVFPLLRSEDFANWEFAGNALLRPDAALGDNYWAPEVAYCDRKFYLYYSVGHEDKRHQLRVATSDRPLGPYQDIGEPLIDPESCPFAIDPHAFRDDDGQWYLFYARDFLDTEGGVRAGTALMVDRLIGMTKLAGEGKVVLRARSDWQRFLANRLMYGDRYDWHTLEGPSVRKHGDRYYCFYSGGRWETENYGVDYGVADSVMGPYSDAGNEAGPRVLKTVVDRVLGPGHNSIVVGPDGKTDYIAYHAWDTGRSARRMCLDKLIWTADGPRCEGPTWTSQTI
- a CDS encoding phytanoyl-CoA dioxygenase family protein, which encodes MIQTTDTAKFTTTDLNRFAEELNRDGICVIRGLFDRGLIEEWGDAFNELFQKRQNQPGGLAPREQARFYLTFPWVAPFANVDVFANPVILGILNRVFYQEYKMVQLGADIPVQGSDYQEIHRDFRPLFSDQIVTPLYALAVNFPLVEVTADNGPFQMARGTHILPREEGLVKVAAGEIPMESFYMQPGDVMIRSPLALHRGSPNRTNTPRPMVVMGYVMHWLHTAKVDLTVQRDYYESLPEEIRELLRCQVVEQLPENKVETYVNFKY
- a CDS encoding DUF4365 domain-containing protein produces the protein MPKKISHSDIIGQQGINIIEEIVLEMGFLWYPSGGVEAGIDGVIEIRDSETGEVTNCIIQVQSKARQKTQLQAETETSFEYRCDERDIDYWLQGNAPVILIIIKISTKEAFWVSTKDYFRDLKRRQSKKVLFDKVRDRFDVGARLSLMHLAIPRNSGLYLAPRPKQEKLYSNLLRVSRLAEHLYTAYTITEDESKAYSILQKIGRDLGQEWLLKENFVLSFHNLREPPWTEICDPGTIEEHDVEEWSLSSRLERQQEFVWLLNKALREKVKIDLSFDPKKKCYYFKPTADKSARQYDYRSLAKKTHRDVFQRYLKKNSEEVAYYRHSAFQGQFLRIESNWFLEITPTYFFSRDGYTRDKFEQEKLSGIKRLEKNSAVFGQLVMWAEYLSTPAQGELFTPIYQFLEFDRLEEFEIDVGINDSIWLGTEDKETTEILEDNLNDLPLFRLKNEN